Below is a genomic region from Ferrovum sp. PN-J185.
TGATTTTAGTGATAAAACAATAACATTAACAGATATCACTCGAAACCAAAAAAAGCTATCCATGGATGAGTTTGACCGAGAATGGTCACAAGCACAACATTGGGCTGTAACTATAACTCCCCCAAATATCATTCCGGCTTCTGCTAGAGAAATTGGCTATTTAACAGCAATATCACGAATTGAACCTATTGCACCAACAGCTGCTAAGGACGCTTATCTAAAAACCTTGGAAAGATGGCCTAATAATATTGTTGCATTAATTGGTATTGGTGATATTGCTTATGTACATCGCGATTACAAAGAAGCATTAGTTTATTTTCAGAAAGCAGTTAAAGAAAACCCATCCTCTGGTGATGCTCTAAATAATTTAGCAGAAACTTATTTGGCTCTTCATCAACCCCAACTAGCCTTAGCAACAATACAAAAAGCTGTTAAATTAAAAAGTCATCATCATCGTACTTATTTAATGACACAAAAAAGAGTTGAGAGTTATCTTAGAAAACACAATCAGAAGTGATTGGAGGCGGGGGTCGGAATCGAACCGGCGTAGACGGCTTTGCAGGCCGCTGCATGACCACTCTGCCACCCCGCCTATGAAGGAAATAATTGAGTAAATATTTGGAGCGGGAGACGAGTCTCGAACTCGCGACCTCAACCTTGGCAAGGTTGCGCTCTACCAACTGAGCTACTCCCGCAATAAGACGTAAATGATAAACTGATAGTGTTAATACGTCAATATTTTTAGTAAAAAAACACACAATAAAAAACAAAAAAAACTTTTAAAAACCGACTTTTATCGCGACACGTAAATAATAAAACATCGAGATTAAAGTAAGGAATGCGGCAATTATTATGCATAAAGTACCGATTATATGGCAAGGAATAAAACCTAAGAAAGTTTGGTTATATAGTAAAAATGGTATAGCTAACATTTGGGCAATTGTTTTAACTTTACCTAATGTGGACACAGCAACGTTAGCACTCTTACCAATTTGTGCCATCCATTCTCTTAAAGCGGAAATGGTAATTTCTCTACCAATAATTATTAGTGCAATGATTGAAGAAATTCTTTGCAAATCCACTAAGACAATTAATGCAGCCATTACCATAAGTTTATCGGCAACGGGATCTAAGAAAGCACCGAAGGCAGTTGTCTGAT
It encodes:
- a CDS encoding PA2778 family cysteine peptidase translates to MFFRIVLFFSYALLLVLLSACAPVETVNTDQPNQIIAKKNESLTNNIPILKPNNVPDNAYIKGIPYYPDTRNFFAPSTLASTLNYYGANALVNKLLPRTYIPAQKGTLEFDTILSARKSGFIVYPLTEDIQDIFLEISQNHPVVVTLKNPDNPDDWSFHTVYGYDFSDKTITLTDITRNQKKLSMDEFDREWSQAQHWAVTITPPNIIPASAREIGYLTAISRIEPIAPTAAKDAYLKTLERWPNNIVALIGIGDIAYVHRDYKEALVYFQKAVKENPSSGDALNNLAETYLALHQPQLALATIQKAVKLKSHHHRTYLMTQKRVESYLRKHNQK
- the pgsA gene encoding CDP-diacylglycerol--glycerol-3-phosphate 3-phosphatidyltransferase — its product is MKFTVPNILTFIRVLLIPMFVAVVYFPDPWMTSEHSGLLAAIIFIIAAITDAFDGYLARKLNQTTAFGAFLDPVADKLMVMAALIVLVDLQRISSIIALIIIGREITISALREWMAQIGKSANVAVSTLGKVKTIAQMLAIPFLLYNQTFLGFIPCHIIGTLCIIIAAFLTLISMFYYLRVAIKVGF